The following proteins are encoded in a genomic region of Methanomassiliicoccales archaeon:
- a CDS encoding translation initiation factor IF-6, with translation MLRVSNYNGIEFVGVYAVANEFMALLPMDSDERFEQDVSTALTVKCSRGTIAATNLIGSLVALNSYGAAVANFTTDEEMKAFSGLNVVRLEDRLNACGNNILVNDRGCLVNPEVDDRTVVALEKVFNVEVLRGAIAEQNTVGSVCKATNKGLICHPAATKADLQLLKDIFKLEPMITTLNYGSPYVGASIVANSKGGVVGMRSTPIEQGRVEDALDIIS, from the coding sequence ATGTTACGGGTCTCCAATTACAACGGCATCGAGTTCGTAGGCGTCTACGCGGTGGCCAACGAGTTCATGGCCTTGCTGCCGATGGACTCCGATGAACGGTTCGAGCAGGACGTCTCCACCGCCCTCACCGTCAAATGTTCCCGGGGAACCATCGCAGCCACCAACCTTATAGGTTCCCTGGTAGCCCTGAACTCTTACGGAGCAGCGGTCGCCAATTTCACTACCGACGAGGAGATGAAGGCCTTTTCCGGACTGAACGTGGTCAGGCTCGAGGACCGTCTGAACGCCTGCGGCAACAACATACTAGTGAACGACCGCGGTTGCCTCGTCAACCCCGAAGTGGACGATCGCACCGTCGTCGCCCTCGAGAAGGTCTTCAACGTGGAAGTGCTCCGTGGGGCCATCGCCGAACAGAACACTGTGGGCTCGGTGTGCAAGGCCACGAACAAAGGCCTGATATGCCACCCGGCGGCCACCAAGGCCGACCTCCAGCTCCTCAAGGACATCTTCAAATTGGAACCGATGATCACCACCCTCAACTACGGCTCCCCTTACGTGGGGGCCAGCATCGTGGCCAATAGCAAGGGCGGAGTGGTGGGTATGCGCAGCACTCCCATCGAGCAGGGCCGGGTCGAGGACGCCCTCGACATAATCAGCTGA
- a CDS encoding 50S ribosomal protein L31e has translation MAEEQESVYIIPLIKTKTVPTTERSRRAIKEIRAYVARHMKAEEKDVWIDPKVNESIWARGKTAPPSKVRVKAVRFEDGLVEVSLPAE, from the coding sequence ATGGCAGAGGAGCAAGAGTCCGTTTACATCATACCCCTTATCAAGACCAAGACGGTCCCTACCACCGAACGTTCCAGAAGGGCCATCAAGGAGATACGAGCTTACGTCGCCCGGCACATGAAGGCCGAGGAGAAGGACGTATGGATAGACCCCAAAGTGAACGAGTCCATTTGGGCCCGCGGCAAGACCGCCCCTCCGAGCAAGGTGCGCGTGAAGGCGGTGCGCTTCGAGGACGGCCTGGTAGAGGTCTCCCTCCCCGCCGAGTGA
- a CDS encoding 50S ribosomal protein L39e, whose amino-acid sequence MARYKHSAMKARLMKKVKQNRRVPAWVMMRTSRTFLRHPMRRNWRHSNLKE is encoded by the coding sequence ATGGCACGTTACAAGCACTCCGCCATGAAGGCGCGATTGATGAAGAAGGTCAAACAGAACAGGCGCGTACCGGCATGGGTCATGATGAGGACCAGCCGTACCTTCCTGCGCCACCCAATGCGAAGGAACTGGCGCCACAGCAATCTGAAGGAGTGA
- a CDS encoding DNA-binding protein → MEDAELSELRRRKMAEMQRQGEQQAVVEQQNQAMEAQRQAIMRQLLTPEARDRLANVRMAYPDIARSVEDQLIRLAQNGQINSQIDEPTLKQILRKVSPQKREINIERK, encoded by the coding sequence GTGGAAGATGCTGAACTCTCTGAACTGCGACGGCGGAAGATGGCCGAGATGCAGCGCCAGGGAGAGCAACAGGCCGTCGTGGAGCAGCAGAACCAGGCTATGGAAGCCCAGAGGCAGGCCATCATGCGCCAACTGCTGACCCCGGAGGCCAGGGACCGCCTGGCCAACGTTCGCATGGCCTACCCGGACATAGCCCGCTCCGTCGAGGACCAGCTAATCAGGCTGGCCCAGAACGGTCAGATAAACTCCCAGATAGACGAACCTACCCTGAAACAGATACTCAGGAAGGTATCCCCTCAGAAGAGGGAAATTAACATTGAGAGGAAGTAA
- a CDS encoding 30S ribosomal protein S19e — translation MVTVYDVPSDKLIENVAQKLKDSGAVNPPEWAEFAKTGVHTEKAPIQKDWWYTRAASVLRKVYIKGPIGTSKLAAEYGGFVDHGSRPNKAVKGSRSIIRKSLMQLESAGLVAKNKNNGRVVTPKGQALLDGAAKEVSGSN, via the coding sequence ATGGTTACGGTCTATGATGTTCCCTCCGATAAGCTGATCGAAAACGTGGCCCAGAAGTTGAAAGACTCTGGAGCGGTGAATCCCCCGGAGTGGGCCGAGTTCGCCAAGACTGGTGTTCACACCGAAAAGGCACCCATCCAGAAAGACTGGTGGTACACTCGCGCAGCCTCGGTCCTGAGAAAGGTCTACATAAAGGGGCCTATCGGCACCTCCAAGCTAGCTGCCGAGTACGGCGGGTTCGTGGACCACGGATCCAGGCCCAATAAGGCCGTCAAGGGCAGCCGCTCCATCATAAGGAAGTCCCTGATGCAGCTGGAGTCCGCCGGTCTGGTGGCTAAGAACAAGAACAACGGGCGCGTCGTCACTCCCAAGGGACAGGCTCTGCTGGACGGGGCCGCCAAGGAAGTCAGCGGGTCCAACTGA
- a CDS encoding UbiX family flavin prenyltransferase produces MKTVVAITGASGIIYGIRLLEELQGEKSLIITETAKRIMEAETSYKLEDVTGLADAVYHEDELFAPVASGSHRFQAMIICPCSESTLAKVSLGIADNLVTRAAAVCMKERRKLIVVPRETPQSAIMLRNSLRLAEDGAIIMPASPGFYPKPQSVEELVDFMVGKILDQLGQPHELFRRWGE; encoded by the coding sequence GTGAAGACCGTAGTGGCGATAACCGGGGCTTCGGGCATAATCTATGGCATTCGCCTATTGGAGGAACTGCAGGGCGAGAAGTCCCTCATCATCACGGAGACGGCCAAACGGATCATGGAGGCGGAGACCTCATATAAGCTCGAGGACGTGACGGGGTTGGCCGACGCGGTCTATCATGAGGACGAGCTCTTCGCCCCCGTGGCCTCCGGCAGCCACCGCTTTCAGGCCATGATCATATGCCCTTGCTCCGAGTCCACCCTGGCCAAGGTCTCGTTGGGCATCGCTGACAACCTGGTCACCCGAGCGGCGGCCGTTTGCATGAAGGAAAGAAGGAAGCTCATCGTAGTCCCCCGGGAGACGCCGCAGAGCGCCATCATGCTGAGGAACTCATTAAGATTGGCCGAGGACGGGGCGATAATAATGCCTGCCAGCCCTGGTTTCTACCCCAAGCCGCAGAGCGTGGAAGAACTGGTGGACTTCATGGTCGGCAAGATCCTGGACCAGCTGGGGCAGCCGCACGAGCTCTTCCGCCGTTGGGGTGAGTGA
- the leuS gene encoding leucine--tRNA ligase, which translates to MSARTSEIEAKWQERWYSARINEAEVNGRPKFMLIFAYPGVTGYLHVGHMRGFTYVDAIGRFKRLEGYNVLFPVGTHATGNGAISLAARIARKDQMTIDYLCGNTCPIDMLDALKDPIKVVEFFNDVYINQYWKRFGFLSDWRRFTCTVNPDYQMFIKWQFRKLMQKGLLIQKPYFAPACVSHGPVAIDASETDIQCGGSAETVEYTLLKLKCGDMYMVAATLRPETVFGQTNFWVNPQADYVKVKVGSEVWVISEIALEKLKYQRSDLERLEPMKGSELIGLTCIAPMVHREILTLPADFCDPAVGTGLVTSVPSDSPDDWISLRALQRDEATLKKYHLDVEKVRAIRPIAIIEMKGWSSLPAVEITEKMGIETPGDPRLEEAKKLVYKDGFHTGRMNDTAGDYAGLPVMEAKDRMKQTMMASGEADVMYDLSEQVICRCGDPVFIKRVDDQWFIDYANPEITAAAHEQAKKMDILPPEYYQNIHGVLDWFRERACVRQGNWLGTRFPFDEKWIIEAISDSTLYPLYYTISKFANDGSLRPEQMTEEFFDLVVLDQGDIETVSKKIGVPKDLLKKIRQEVHYWYPLDLNLGGKEHMTVHFPAFLLNHVAILPPEMLPKGIFVNWYVIGKGGKISKSKGGAQPIPGAAERFGIDALRLYYTHIASPHADVEWENEAVESYTARVEKMERILLDLMQMDGPASSVDGWLISRMASRVFRVRELMKGYDVRSLSNEVFFEAFNDLRWYQRRGGCHADTMKRVMDFLLPLMMPVTPHVAEEIWEASGRQGLVSAASFPKVLEGEVDLAKERSEDYLRTMMDDANEILKVTGIKPVKMTMFTSAPWKHSVVALALDLSSKGELKVPTLTKAAMAREDIRVHGKEASDYARKLAEELMKRSASEVKKMGMTFDELEFLRSCADFLGREYGCAVDVHMAGEPGVTDPHNKARQAAPGRPAILVE; encoded by the coding sequence ATGTCGGCGAGAACTAGCGAGATAGAAGCGAAATGGCAGGAACGCTGGTATTCCGCGCGCATCAATGAGGCGGAGGTGAACGGCCGCCCCAAGTTCATGCTGATATTCGCCTATCCAGGCGTTACCGGGTACCTGCACGTGGGGCACATGCGCGGCTTCACCTATGTGGACGCCATCGGCCGTTTTAAAAGGCTAGAAGGCTACAATGTCCTTTTCCCCGTGGGCACCCATGCTACCGGGAACGGGGCCATAAGCCTGGCGGCCAGGATCGCCCGCAAGGACCAGATGACCATCGACTACCTCTGTGGGAACACCTGCCCCATCGACATGCTGGATGCGCTGAAGGACCCCATAAAGGTCGTGGAGTTCTTCAACGACGTGTACATCAATCAATACTGGAAGCGCTTCGGCTTCCTCAGTGATTGGAGGCGGTTCACCTGCACGGTGAATCCAGATTATCAGATGTTCATAAAATGGCAGTTCCGCAAGCTCATGCAGAAGGGGCTGCTCATCCAGAAGCCTTACTTCGCCCCGGCCTGCGTTAGCCATGGTCCGGTGGCCATCGACGCTTCGGAGACGGACATCCAGTGCGGCGGCTCCGCGGAGACCGTGGAATACACCCTGTTGAAGTTGAAATGCGGCGACATGTACATGGTGGCCGCCACCCTGCGCCCAGAGACCGTCTTCGGGCAGACCAACTTCTGGGTCAACCCGCAGGCCGATTACGTCAAGGTCAAGGTCGGCAGCGAGGTCTGGGTGATATCAGAGATCGCCCTCGAGAAGCTAAAATACCAGAGGAGCGACCTTGAGAGGCTCGAGCCGATGAAGGGTTCCGAGCTCATCGGCCTTACCTGCATTGCCCCCATGGTGCACCGAGAGATACTAACCTTACCGGCCGATTTCTGCGACCCGGCGGTAGGCACTGGCCTGGTCACCTCCGTGCCTTCCGATTCACCTGACGACTGGATATCCTTACGCGCCCTGCAGAGGGACGAGGCTACGCTTAAAAAATATCATCTGGACGTGGAGAAGGTCCGCGCCATCAGACCAATAGCCATCATCGAGATGAAGGGATGGTCCTCCCTGCCCGCGGTGGAGATCACGGAGAAGATGGGCATCGAGACCCCGGGCGACCCCCGGCTGGAAGAGGCCAAGAAGCTGGTCTACAAGGACGGGTTTCACACCGGACGGATGAACGATACCGCTGGCGATTACGCTGGGCTGCCGGTCATGGAGGCGAAGGACAGGATGAAGCAGACCATGATGGCCAGCGGGGAGGCGGACGTGATGTACGACCTTTCCGAGCAGGTCATATGTCGCTGCGGCGATCCGGTCTTCATCAAGAGGGTCGATGACCAGTGGTTCATCGATTATGCCAACCCGGAGATAACTGCCGCTGCCCACGAACAGGCCAAGAAGATGGACATCCTGCCGCCGGAGTACTATCAGAACATCCACGGCGTGCTGGACTGGTTCCGGGAGAGGGCCTGCGTACGCCAGGGCAACTGGTTAGGAACGCGCTTCCCCTTCGATGAGAAATGGATAATTGAGGCCATATCCGATTCCACGCTCTATCCGCTCTACTACACCATATCCAAGTTCGCCAACGACGGCTCGCTCCGGCCGGAGCAGATGACCGAGGAGTTCTTCGACCTGGTGGTCCTGGACCAGGGCGACATAGAAACGGTAAGCAAAAAAATCGGTGTGCCCAAGGACCTTCTGAAGAAGATCAGGCAGGAGGTCCATTACTGGTACCCCCTGGACCTCAATCTCGGGGGCAAGGAGCACATGACCGTGCATTTCCCGGCCTTCCTGCTGAACCATGTGGCGATACTGCCGCCGGAGATGCTGCCCAAGGGCATCTTCGTGAACTGGTACGTAATCGGCAAGGGCGGCAAGATATCTAAGTCCAAGGGCGGGGCACAGCCCATTCCAGGGGCGGCTGAGCGCTTCGGCATCGACGCCCTGCGGCTGTATTACACGCACATCGCCTCCCCGCACGCCGACGTGGAATGGGAGAACGAAGCGGTGGAGAGCTACACCGCCCGGGTGGAGAAAATGGAGCGCATCCTGCTGGACCTCATGCAAATGGACGGCCCGGCGAGCTCCGTGGACGGATGGCTGATCTCACGCATGGCCAGCCGGGTGTTCCGGGTCCGGGAGCTGATGAAAGGTTACGACGTGCGTTCCCTTTCCAACGAGGTCTTCTTCGAGGCCTTCAATGACCTGCGCTGGTACCAGCGGAGGGGCGGTTGCCACGCCGACACCATGAAACGTGTGATGGACTTCCTGCTGCCGCTGATGATGCCGGTCACCCCCCACGTGGCCGAGGAGATATGGGAGGCTTCCGGTCGTCAGGGACTGGTCTCGGCGGCTTCCTTCCCGAAGGTGCTGGAAGGAGAGGTCGACCTGGCGAAGGAAAGGTCCGAGGATTACCTGCGGACGATGATGGACGACGCCAACGAGATCCTCAAGGTCACCGGGATCAAGCCCGTAAAGATGACCATGTTCACCTCCGCGCCCTGGAAGCATTCGGTGGTGGCCTTGGCCCTGGATCTCTCGTCCAAAGGCGAGCTGAAGGTCCCCACGTTGACCAAGGCGGCCATGGCCCGGGAGGACATCCGCGTGCACGGTAAAGAGGCGTCCGATTACGCCAGAAAGCTGGCCGAGGAACTCATGAAGCGTTCCGCGTCGGAGGTCAAGAAGATGGGAATGACCTTCGACGAGCTGGAGTTCCTAAGGTCCTGCGCGGACTTCCTCGGACGCGAGTACGGCTGTGCCGTGGATGTGCACATGGCCGGAGAACCTGGTGTCACCGACCCGCATAACAAGGCGCGCCAGGCCGCGCCTGGTCGCCCAGCCATACTGGTGGAGTGA
- a CDS encoding TPM domain-containing protein — protein sequence MKGTIGEVLVKVVAVIFVAAILLIIIFMGIIPALEEDARFKGIPDLDHYVTDEEYVLSDEEYSAIENNCVYVDEQTSCEMAVLIVNDTGDRDINDFALRTLQKNGIGKEGKDNGVLIVLVISTREWKVEVGYGLTYVLTTAYISDVARNNVTLYLQAGEYGDAMIDMTYYLGIKIIKDYTEAEGGDPAYPIGGIPLTTTEWVIIIIILVALTVITKGRIWFILIFLLTGGKGGGGFGGGRSGGGGSRGRF from the coding sequence ATGAAGGGCACCATCGGCGAGGTGCTAGTGAAGGTGGTCGCTGTCATATTCGTCGCGGCCATCCTTCTTATAATTATTTTCATGGGAATAATCCCGGCTTTGGAAGAGGATGCACGCTTCAAAGGGATTCCTGATCTGGATCACTATGTCACCGATGAGGAGTATGTCCTGAGCGATGAAGAATATAGTGCCATCGAGAACAACTGCGTTTACGTAGACGAGCAGACCTCGTGCGAGATGGCCGTGCTCATCGTCAACGACACCGGTGATCGGGACATAAACGACTTCGCCCTGCGCACCCTCCAGAAGAATGGGATAGGCAAGGAAGGAAAGGACAATGGCGTCCTCATCGTACTGGTCATCAGTACCAGGGAGTGGAAAGTGGAGGTCGGCTACGGGCTGACGTACGTCCTGACCACCGCTTACATCAGCGATGTGGCTAGGAATAATGTAACCCTCTATCTCCAGGCCGGGGAATATGGCGATGCCATGATTGACATGACCTATTATCTAGGTATCAAGATAATCAAGGATTACACGGAAGCCGAGGGAGGCGATCCGGCCTATCCCATAGGCGGTATCCCCCTGACCACCACGGAGTGGGTCATCATTATAATAATATTAGTGGCCTTGACGGTTATCACTAAGGGTCGCATCTGGTTCATCCTGATCTTCTTGCTTACCGGTGGCAAAGGAGGAGGCGGATTCGGCGGCGGACGCTCGGGCGGCGGAGGAAGCAGAGGTAGGTTCTGA
- a CDS encoding LemA family protein has protein sequence MAELRLSKPLIAGIIATAAILIVVMMVILAYNDMVSKEQGVQSHWSDVEVAYQRKIELIPTMYEIVNTSLEYEYNLYVNVTEARDIWQSFSGNTEEKMNASEQLDSSFNVFVAAITEAYPNLSVAPNVIRTFMDQFESTTNQIASERKFYNDVVREYNTAITKFPNVLFADSFGFEKAVYYNPGM, from the coding sequence ATGGCCGAGCTCCGACTCAGCAAGCCACTCATTGCTGGCATCATTGCCACAGCGGCAATCTTGATCGTAGTAATGATGGTCATCCTGGCGTACAATGACATGGTCTCCAAGGAACAGGGCGTGCAGAGCCACTGGAGCGATGTAGAGGTCGCGTACCAGAGGAAGATCGAACTCATCCCAACAATGTACGAGATCGTGAACACGTCCTTGGAGTACGAATATAACCTGTATGTAAACGTCACCGAGGCCAGGGATATTTGGCAATCCTTCTCCGGCAATACAGAGGAAAAGATGAACGCGTCCGAGCAGCTCGACTCATCCTTCAATGTATTCGTGGCCGCCATCACTGAGGCTTACCCGAACCTGTCAGTAGCACCGAACGTCATTAGAACCTTCATGGACCAGTTCGAATCCACGACCAATCAGATCGCTTCGGAGCGTAAGTTCTACAACGATGTGGTCAGGGAGTACAATACCGCCATAACAAAGTTCCCCAACGTATTGTTCGCTGACAGCTTCGGCTTCGAGAAGGCGGTGTACTACAATCCAGGGATGTGA